In the genome of Ancylomarina subtilis, one region contains:
- the ovoA gene encoding 5-histidylcysteine sulfoxide synthase, protein MKNTTDSKSNQDIRVTKTPILNEGSPEAKRKEILEYFQKSWELDDRLYESLKGEEAFYLRADPLRHPLIFYIGHTATFFINKLILAGVITERINPRFESIFAVGVDEMSWDDLNEAHYDWPTVREVRNYRKQVKAMMEELILELPLVMPINWENPFWVILMGIEHQRIHIETSSVLIRQLPVDRVKDNPLFSICEKAGSAPENELVRVKSAKVSLGKKRDDALYGWDNEFGTFEIDVNAFSVSKFLVSNQEFKAFVEDDGYKTQQWWTGEGWSWVQFKSCEYPVFWIKDGKNWKLRCMLQEIAMPWNWPVEVNYLEAKAFCNWKSHQTGKSLRMPTEAEYYALRNSFNIPDQPYWEKAPGNINLEYYASSCPVDAFDFGGIFDVIGNVWQWTEMPISALDGFEIHPFYDDFSTPTFDARHNLIKGGSWISTGNLAIKDSRYAFRRHFFQHAGFRYIESEEELIIKDDYYESDELVSQYCEFQYGQTYFGVENYSVACLKLLQEHLKTINKGAALDLGCATGRTSFELARYFDKVTGLDFSARFIRIGTQLKESGKLNYSRIEEGKLDTFQEIKLADYGLANLSEKVEFFQGDACNLKPFFTAYDLVIASNLIDRLYNPIKFLQDIQTRINTGGLLVLTSPYTWLEEFTDAENWVGGYRKNGEPYTTLDGLKEQLSDCFDLAEEPQDVPFVIRETARKYQHTIAQMSIWRRK, encoded by the coding sequence ATGAAGAATACAACTGACTCAAAATCCAATCAAGATATACGTGTTACCAAAACACCTATTTTAAACGAAGGCAGTCCTGAAGCTAAAAGAAAAGAGATACTAGAATACTTTCAGAAGAGTTGGGAGCTTGATGATCGTTTGTATGAGTCATTGAAAGGGGAGGAAGCGTTTTATTTGCGAGCCGATCCTTTGCGTCACCCTCTTATTTTTTATATCGGGCATACGGCAACTTTTTTTATCAATAAGTTGATATTAGCTGGTGTCATCACCGAAAGAATAAATCCAAGATTCGAATCGATATTTGCAGTGGGCGTAGATGAGATGTCGTGGGACGATTTGAATGAGGCGCATTACGATTGGCCTACTGTTCGGGAAGTTCGCAATTACCGAAAGCAGGTGAAAGCAATGATGGAAGAATTGATTCTTGAGCTTCCTTTAGTTATGCCCATCAATTGGGAAAACCCATTCTGGGTGATTCTAATGGGTATTGAACATCAGCGTATTCATATTGAAACGTCCTCGGTTTTGATTCGCCAATTGCCTGTTGACCGGGTGAAGGATAATCCACTTTTTTCAATCTGCGAAAAGGCTGGGAGCGCTCCTGAAAATGAATTGGTAAGGGTGAAATCGGCTAAAGTGTCTTTAGGTAAAAAACGGGATGATGCTTTGTATGGCTGGGATAATGAATTTGGAACGTTTGAGATAGATGTCAATGCGTTTTCTGTATCAAAATTTTTGGTTTCAAACCAGGAATTTAAGGCTTTTGTAGAAGATGATGGCTATAAAACGCAGCAGTGGTGGACTGGGGAGGGCTGGAGCTGGGTTCAGTTTAAGTCTTGTGAATATCCGGTTTTTTGGATAAAGGATGGCAAAAATTGGAAGTTGCGTTGCATGTTGCAAGAGATTGCTATGCCCTGGAATTGGCCGGTAGAGGTCAATTATTTGGAGGCAAAGGCATTTTGCAACTGGAAGTCTCATCAAACGGGTAAGAGTTTGAGAATGCCAACTGAGGCTGAATATTATGCCCTTCGAAACAGTTTTAATATTCCCGATCAACCCTATTGGGAAAAGGCTCCGGGGAATATAAATTTGGAGTATTACGCTTCATCTTGTCCAGTTGATGCCTTTGATTTTGGAGGGATATTCGATGTGATTGGTAATGTGTGGCAATGGACTGAGATGCCGATTTCAGCTCTGGATGGTTTTGAGATCCATCCTTTTTATGATGATTTCTCCACACCAACATTCGATGCCAGACACAATTTGATAAAAGGCGGTTCGTGGATTTCAACCGGGAACTTAGCCATTAAAGATTCACGTTACGCATTCCGCCGTCATTTCTTTCAGCATGCGGGTTTTCGATACATTGAATCGGAAGAAGAGCTTATTATTAAGGATGATTATTACGAGAGTGATGAATTGGTGTCGCAATATTGTGAGTTTCAGTATGGGCAGACTTATTTTGGAGTAGAAAACTATTCTGTAGCTTGTCTCAAGCTATTGCAGGAACATCTGAAAACGATCAATAAGGGGGCTGCTCTGGATTTAGGTTGTGCCACAGGACGAACCAGCTTTGAGCTGGCCAGGTATTTCGATAAGGTTACAGGTTTGGATTTTTCTGCACGTTTTATTCGTATTGGTACGCAGTTGAAGGAAAGTGGCAAATTGAATTATAGTCGAATAGAAGAAGGTAAACTGGATACTTTTCAGGAGATAAAGTTGGCAGATTATGGTTTGGCTAATTTAAGCGAAAAGGTTGAATTCTTTCAAGGGGATGCTTGCAATCTGAAACCTTTCTTTACGGCTTACGATTTGGTTATTGCCAGTAATCTCATCGATAGACTTTATAATCCGATTAAGTTTCTACAAGATATCCAAACCCGAATTAATACGGGGGGATTACTCGTTTTAACCTCTCCATACACCTGGTTGGAAGAATTTACGGATGCGGAGAATTGGGTAGGAGGCTACCGAAAAAATGGAGAGCCTTATACTACGCTCGATGGATTGAAAGAGCAACTGTCTGATTGTTTTGATTTGGCTGAAGAGCCTCAGGATGTGCCTTTTGTTATTCGAGAAACAGCTCGCAAATATCAACATACGATAGCTCAAATGAGCATTTGGCGTAGAAAGTAA
- a CDS encoding GtrA family protein, which yields MKLFYALIRLIEKIILWFYPPFKKFMPEQTFKYAATGGANTALDIFLYFIFYHFVLNKEIVDLGFYAISPHIAAFIMSFTITFPIGFVLAKYISFPGSFLRKRVQFFRYGLSVMGSVLLNYIFLKLFVEHFGWYPTPSKMLTTLIAILFSYTAQKYFTFKVEIKK from the coding sequence ATGAAGCTATTTTATGCATTAATAAGATTGATAGAGAAAATTATTCTTTGGTTTTATCCGCCTTTCAAGAAGTTTATGCCGGAGCAAACATTTAAGTATGCAGCAACCGGAGGAGCAAATACGGCTTTGGATATATTCCTGTATTTTATTTTTTATCATTTTGTTCTCAATAAAGAGATCGTTGATCTGGGCTTTTATGCCATCTCACCTCATATTGCAGCATTTATTATGTCATTTACGATAACCTTTCCTATTGGTTTTGTATTGGCAAAATACATCAGTTTCCCGGGTTCATTTCTCCGAAAACGCGTTCAGTTTTTTCGCTATGGCTTAAGTGTTATGGGAAGTGTGCTTCTGAACTATATTTTTCTGAAACTTTTTGTAGAACACTTTGGCTGGTACCCAACGCCGTCTAAAATGCTGACTACCCTAATTGCCATTCTATTCAGTTATACGGCTCAGAAATACTTCACCTTTAAGGTTGAAATCAAAAAGTAA
- a CDS encoding DUF134 domain-containing protein, with protein sequence MPRRTRLRKVVAPPEFKGYKPYGTHNSCKEHIELLYEEYEAIKLADYDLMNHKEASELMGVSRPTFARIYESARRKIAMAFVEIKEIRAVYGNTQMDNNWFLCNACHARFTIPNNLKQNICPICSSKEIESLNNQK encoded by the coding sequence ATGCCCAGAAGAACGAGACTTAGAAAAGTAGTAGCTCCACCAGAGTTTAAAGGCTACAAACCATACGGAACACACAACAGTTGCAAAGAACATATAGAATTACTTTACGAAGAATATGAAGCGATTAAGTTAGCAGATTACGATTTAATGAATCACAAAGAAGCATCTGAGCTCATGGGAGTCTCAAGACCGACCTTTGCGAGGATATATGAAAGTGCAAGACGAAAAATAGCAATGGCATTCGTAGAAATAAAGGAGATTAGAGCCGTTTACGGTAACACACAAATGGATAACAATTGGTTTCTATGCAATGCCTGTCATGCAAGGTTTACTATACCTAATAACTTAAAACAGAATATCTGTCCTATTTGTTCATCAAAAGAAATTGAATCATTAAACAATCAAAAATAA
- a CDS encoding FAD-dependent oxidoreductase has protein sequence MTKYLIVGGVAGGATTAARLRRIDESAEIIMFERGEHISYANCGLPYYVGGVIAEREKLLLQTPESFKARLNVEVRVQNEVIAIDTANKSVEVKDLTNNSSYNESYDKLIVSPGAEPIKPPIPGIKDEAIFTVRNVRDTDKIKSFYDEKKPKKAVVVGAGFIGLEMAENLHHMGMMVTIVEMADQVMTPLDYEMAAEVHMHLKTKNVEFYLKDGVSEFKREGDKLNIHLQSGRKIDADMVILSIGVRPETKLVKEAGIELAPNGGIKVNEYLQTNNEHVYALGDAMAFPHPITGKYTNAYLAGPANKQARMLADNLVNGHTKKYKGAIATAIAKVFDITVASTGLAEKVLKKEGIKYISNITHGASNAGYYPGAMPTTIKIMFDPETGKLFGGQIIGYVGVDKRIDMIATVLKNNGSIYDLQEIEHAYAPPFSSAKDPVNQAGFTAGNIIDGLVKIIHWDELHQMNASDNFILDVRTPDEFELGQIEGAVNIEVDKIRERIDEIPKDKKIIIYCGVGLRGYFAARILMQKGFKDVVNLSGGYKTYEHATCKQSNEDIFGSSYIAKDGHIYRGKDKDAGAKEIKTIDIDACGLQCPGPIIKLKKEIDKLEDGQRLRQKVTDAGFVKDVASWCKMTGNKLISCESEKGFISAVIEKQKKNGASLSSDVILPKNKTMVVFSDDMDRALASLVIANGAAATGSKVTLFFTFWGLNIIKKTDKPKVQKDMMGKMFGKMMASSANDLKLSKMNMMGMGSKMMKKRMLSKKVDSLEDLLQTAMDNGVEMIACQMSMDVMGVDQAELLDGVQIGGVATYLEEAEQSNVNLFI, from the coding sequence ATGACAAAATATTTAATTGTTGGAGGTGTAGCGGGTGGAGCAACAACCGCTGCCCGCCTGAGAAGAATCGACGAATCAGCTGAAATCATCATGTTCGAAAGAGGCGAACATATTTCTTACGCCAACTGTGGTTTACCTTATTATGTGGGTGGTGTAATAGCCGAAAGAGAAAAACTTTTACTTCAAACACCTGAGAGTTTTAAGGCTCGATTGAATGTTGAAGTTCGTGTCCAGAATGAAGTGATTGCGATTGACACCGCGAATAAATCAGTTGAAGTCAAAGATTTAACCAACAATAGCTCTTATAATGAAAGCTACGATAAGCTAATCGTTTCGCCAGGAGCAGAACCTATCAAACCACCTATTCCAGGTATTAAGGACGAGGCGATTTTCACGGTTCGTAATGTTAGAGATACCGATAAGATCAAATCATTCTACGATGAAAAAAAGCCAAAGAAAGCGGTTGTTGTAGGTGCAGGGTTCATTGGTCTTGAAATGGCCGAGAACTTACATCATATGGGAATGATGGTTACCATTGTTGAGATGGCCGATCAGGTAATGACACCTCTTGACTATGAAATGGCTGCAGAAGTACACATGCACCTAAAAACCAAAAATGTTGAGTTTTACCTAAAGGATGGCGTTTCTGAATTCAAGCGCGAAGGGGATAAACTAAACATCCACCTGCAATCGGGCAGAAAAATAGATGCCGATATGGTTATACTATCTATTGGTGTCCGTCCTGAAACCAAATTGGTTAAAGAGGCTGGAATTGAACTAGCTCCAAACGGAGGGATTAAGGTAAACGAATACTTACAAACCAATAATGAACACGTTTATGCCTTAGGCGATGCCATGGCTTTCCCACACCCAATTACAGGAAAATATACCAACGCTTACCTTGCTGGACCAGCGAATAAACAAGCCCGTATGCTTGCCGATAACCTGGTTAATGGGCATACTAAAAAATATAAGGGGGCAATTGCAACAGCTATTGCTAAAGTATTCGATATTACAGTTGCTTCTACGGGATTAGCTGAAAAAGTGTTGAAGAAAGAAGGCATTAAGTATATTTCAAATATTACTCACGGTGCATCCAATGCAGGTTACTATCCGGGAGCTATGCCAACCACCATTAAAATCATGTTCGATCCTGAAACAGGAAAATTGTTTGGTGGACAGATCATTGGTTACGTAGGGGTTGACAAGCGCATAGACATGATTGCGACTGTTCTAAAAAACAACGGAAGCATTTACGATCTTCAGGAGATTGAGCATGCCTATGCCCCACCTTTTTCATCTGCAAAAGATCCGGTTAACCAAGCTGGTTTTACAGCAGGAAACATCATCGATGGTTTGGTGAAGATCATCCATTGGGATGAATTGCACCAGATGAATGCTTCGGATAACTTTATTTTGGATGTGAGAACACCAGATGAATTCGAATTGGGACAAATTGAAGGTGCTGTTAACATTGAAGTGGATAAAATACGTGAGCGTATTGATGAGATTCCAAAGGATAAGAAAATTATCATTTATTGTGGCGTTGGCTTGCGTGGTTATTTTGCCGCACGAATCCTAATGCAAAAAGGCTTTAAAGATGTGGTCAACCTAAGTGGTGGATACAAAACCTACGAGCACGCTACCTGTAAGCAGAGTAACGAAGATATCTTCGGATCTAGTTATATCGCTAAAGATGGTCACATCTATCGTGGGAAAGATAAAGATGCCGGGGCAAAAGAGATCAAAACCATCGATATTGATGCCTGTGGATTACAGTGCCCTGGCCCCATTATCAAACTAAAAAAAGAAATTGACAAACTTGAAGATGGACAACGCCTTCGTCAGAAAGTGACCGATGCCGGATTTGTAAAAGATGTGGCTTCATGGTGTAAGATGACAGGTAATAAGCTGATTTCTTGTGAGTCTGAAAAAGGGTTTATCTCAGCGGTTATTGAAAAACAAAAAAAGAACGGAGCATCTCTCAGTTCAGATGTTATCCTGCCAAAAAACAAAACTATGGTGGTCTTCTCCGATGATATGGATCGTGCCTTAGCCTCACTTGTGATTGCCAATGGTGCAGCTGCCACAGGAAGCAAGGTAACCCTGTTTTTCACCTTCTGGGGATTAAATATCATTAAAAAGACCGATAAGCCTAAGGTTCAGAAAGACATGATGGGTAAGATGTTTGGCAAAATGATGGCCAGCAGTGCCAATGATCTGAAACTTTCGAAAATGAACATGATGGGTATGGGATCGAAGATGATGAAAAAAAGAATGCTTTCGAAGAAAGTAGATTCATTGGAAGATTTATTGCAAACGGCTATGGACAATGGGGTTGAAATGATCGCCTGCCAAATGTCGATGGACGTGATGGGTGTTGATCAGGCTGAATTGTTGGATGGGGTTCAAATTGGTGGCGTTGCTACTTATCTTGAAGAAGCCGAACAATCAAACGTCAACTTGTTTATTTAA
- a CDS encoding NifB/NifX family molybdenum-iron cluster-binding protein, protein MNKKIAIPVNNENILDAHFGHCSYFAILNIEDGNLVSEERLTPPPHEPGLLPMWLAERGISDIIAGGMGQKAIQIFNQNGVNVFVGAPKLSATELIDAYLNNNLTFTANYCDH, encoded by the coding sequence ATGAATAAAAAAATTGCGATACCTGTTAACAACGAAAATATTCTAGATGCCCACTTTGGACATTGTAGCTATTTTGCTATTCTTAATATTGAGGATGGAAATCTGGTTTCTGAAGAAAGATTAACTCCTCCTCCACACGAGCCAGGATTACTACCTATGTGGTTAGCAGAAAGAGGTATTAGCGACATAATAGCTGGTGGAATGGGGCAAAAAGCCATTCAGATTTTCAACCAAAACGGCGTTAATGTTTTTGTGGGAGCTCCAAAACTATCTGCAACAGAATTGATTGATGCCTATCTAAATAACAACTTGACTTTTACAGCGAATTACTGTGATCATTAA
- a CDS encoding acyl-CoA thioesterase, whose amino-acid sequence MIQDKIQLRPRYSEVDQMGYVYHANYVTYCHQARTELLRKFELNDKYLEDMQIMMPVITFNIEYKKPAHYDELISITTRVKEIPKTRFYFEFLITNEEGHILSKANSTVVFVDKISRSPKIVPDFIAKKLQANFKPSLNPALT is encoded by the coding sequence ATGATACAAGATAAAATACAACTAAGACCCCGATACAGTGAGGTTGACCAGATGGGTTATGTCTATCATGCTAACTATGTAACTTACTGTCATCAAGCCAGAACTGAACTGTTAAGAAAGTTTGAGTTAAATGACAAATATCTTGAAGATATGCAGATCATGATGCCAGTGATAACTTTTAATATTGAATACAAAAAACCAGCTCATTACGATGAACTCATTAGTATCACAACAAGAGTAAAAGAAATACCCAAAACCCGGTTCTACTTTGAATTTCTAATTACTAATGAAGAAGGTCACATACTAAGCAAAGCCAACTCAACAGTTGTTTTTGTGGATAAAATATCCAGAAGTCCTAAAATAGTCCCCGACTTCATTGCAAAAAAACTTCAAGCTAATTTCAAACCAAGTTTAAATCCTGCACTCACTTAA
- a CDS encoding saccharopine dehydrogenase family protein: MSNIIVLGAGMVGGAMAIDMAKHHNVTLADISQSVLNDIKSRQVNLKIQQLDVCNKADLQTLVRKYDLVICAVPGFLGFETLKAIIEAEVNVVDISFFSENAFDLDALAKAKNVTAIVDCGVAPGMGNLILGRYNEIMKLSDFECWVGGLPKEKKWPFCYKAPFSPIDVIEEYTRPARYVEHGKLVVREALSDCEYVEFDRIGTLEAFNTDGLRSLIYTMSHIPNMKEKTLRYPGHVEYVKVLKASGFFDKEKIEMNGILIAPLDFTSNILIKEWKLGEKEEEFTVMRVRLKGENSKGKREEIVYNLYDEYYTLTQTSSMARTTGYTATAAANLFLEGLFTEKGIIPPELIGRYESCFDYILKYLEERDIHYKKSSRPIRSHS; the protein is encoded by the coding sequence ATGAGTAATATTATTGTATTAGGAGCAGGTATGGTGGGCGGTGCCATGGCAATTGATATGGCAAAACACCATAATGTAACACTTGCGGATATCAGCCAATCGGTATTGAATGATATCAAAAGCAGACAGGTAAACCTGAAAATTCAGCAGCTTGATGTGTGCAATAAAGCAGACTTGCAAACTCTTGTGAGGAAATATGATTTGGTTATATGCGCGGTACCGGGTTTTTTAGGCTTTGAGACCTTAAAAGCTATTATTGAAGCAGAGGTTAATGTTGTTGATATTTCATTTTTCTCTGAAAATGCTTTTGACCTGGATGCCTTAGCTAAGGCAAAAAATGTAACGGCAATTGTCGATTGCGGTGTGGCACCCGGAATGGGGAATCTTATTCTGGGTCGATACAACGAGATCATGAAGTTAAGTGATTTTGAATGTTGGGTTGGCGGATTACCCAAAGAAAAAAAATGGCCTTTTTGTTATAAGGCACCCTTTTCGCCTATTGATGTGATTGAGGAGTATACTCGACCAGCAAGGTATGTTGAACATGGAAAACTTGTTGTTCGTGAAGCTTTATCCGATTGTGAATATGTGGAATTTGATCGTATTGGGACTCTGGAAGCTTTTAATACCGATGGTTTAAGATCTTTAATTTACACCATGTCGCATATTCCGAATATGAAAGAAAAAACCTTGCGTTATCCCGGACATGTGGAATATGTGAAGGTTTTAAAAGCCAGTGGCTTTTTCGATAAGGAAAAGATAGAGATGAATGGCATTTTGATTGCTCCTTTAGATTTTACCAGTAATATTCTTATCAAGGAATGGAAATTGGGAGAAAAGGAAGAAGAGTTCACTGTGATGCGAGTGAGACTAAAAGGGGAAAATTCTAAAGGAAAAAGAGAGGAGATTGTTTATAATTTGTATGATGAATATTACACGCTCACACAAACATCGTCTATGGCCAGAACAACAGGTTATACGGCTACTGCGGCTGCCAATCTGTTTTTAGAAGGTTTGTTTACCGAAAAAGGGATTATACCACCCGAGTTGATAGGTAGATATGAAAGTTGTTTTGATTATATTTTAAAGTATCTCGAAGAAAGAGATATTCATTATAAAAAAAGCTCACGCCCGATACGGAGCCATTCTTGA
- a CDS encoding DUF5320 domain-containing protein → MPRFDGMGPEGKGPQSGRGLGKCNANKKRMAEHTDDENPKETNNLGLGRSRRNQRRGKAN, encoded by the coding sequence ATGCCAAGATTTGATGGAATGGGCCCTGAGGGGAAAGGTCCCCAAAGCGGTCGAGGTCTGGGAAAATGTAATGCCAATAAAAAACGTATGGCTGAACACACAGACGACGAGAACCCTAAGGAAACTAACAATTTAGGCCTGGGTAGAAGCCGAAGAAATCAGAGACGAGGGAAAGCTAATTAA
- a CDS encoding NifB/NifX family molybdenum-iron cluster-binding protein has protein sequence MSNIVITSSGNELTSQFDKRFGRAEWFCLLDSKTKESRFIKNEFINSNHGAGTKAAELMIELKVDKIISGDFGPKAKELLEELNIQMVIIQDSTSIQEIIKRIIV, from the coding sequence ATGAGTAATATCGTTATCACATCTTCAGGAAATGAATTAACGTCACAGTTTGACAAACGCTTCGGTAGAGCTGAATGGTTTTGTCTATTAGATAGTAAAACTAAAGAAAGCCGATTTATTAAAAATGAGTTTATCAATTCTAATCATGGTGCCGGAACAAAAGCAGCCGAGTTAATGATCGAGTTAAAGGTTGATAAAATTATATCTGGCGATTTTGGCCCTAAGGCAAAAGAACTACTGGAAGAACTGAATATACAAATGGTCATTATTCAAGATTCTACAAGCATACAAGAAATTATTAAGAGGATTATTGTTTAA
- a CDS encoding P-loop NTPase, which translates to MMEMTILSGKGGTGKTSITAALSGLVQSAVLCDNDVDAADLHLILHPDIIEEHAFASGWKAEIDTSKCKRCDICLSHCRFDAIHTNAAEKLVINPFQCEGCRLCERICPEQAIRSEQYTNNYWYVSNTRFGTLVHAKMGPGEENSGKLVTQVRKKAKEIALTNQKEWIINDGPPGIGCAAIASLTGTDLALIVIEPSKSSLHDADRLIKLIESFKIPVFALINKFDLNLELSQSIANYLKTKNIPLVAKIPFDKAMVHAMINKQTIVEYQPNSNISKEIKKLWHKIQLSTHTIDLHPTI; encoded by the coding sequence ATGATGGAAATGACGATTTTAAGTGGAAAAGGAGGAACAGGTAAAACCTCTATCACTGCAGCCTTATCGGGCTTAGTACAATCGGCCGTTTTATGTGACAATGATGTTGATGCTGCCGATCTACATTTGATACTACATCCTGATATTATAGAAGAACATGCCTTCGCAAGTGGTTGGAAAGCTGAAATAGATACTTCAAAATGTAAACGTTGTGATATTTGCCTAAGCCATTGCAGATTCGACGCGATACACACTAATGCGGCTGAAAAACTCGTTATTAATCCTTTTCAGTGCGAAGGTTGTCGATTGTGCGAACGCATTTGTCCTGAGCAAGCTATTCGATCCGAACAATACACTAACAATTACTGGTACGTTTCAAATACGCGCTTTGGTACTTTAGTGCATGCTAAAATGGGTCCCGGTGAAGAAAACTCCGGCAAACTAGTCACTCAGGTTCGTAAAAAAGCCAAAGAAATTGCACTCACGAATCAAAAAGAATGGATCATTAACGATGGACCTCCAGGTATAGGATGTGCAGCTATCGCCTCATTAACAGGAACCGACTTAGCTTTAATTGTAATTGAACCTAGCAAATCAAGCTTACACGATGCTGATCGTCTTATTAAGCTGATCGAATCGTTTAAAATTCCTGTATTTGCTCTTATCAACAAATTTGATTTAAACCTTGAACTAAGTCAATCTATAGCAAATTACCTAAAAACAAAGAATATCCCTTTAGTGGCTAAAATTCCATTTGACAAAGCCATGGTTCACGCCATGATCAACAAACAAACCATTGTGGAATATCAACCAAACTCCAATATTTCTAAAGAAATAAAGAAACTTTGGCATAAAATACAATTAAGTACACATACAATCGATTTACACCCAACCATATGA
- a CDS encoding HAD family hydrolase, which translates to MIDLIAFDADDTLWGNENYFYQTQNEYAQILSDYGCKEAVLERLHSTEIKNLKLYGYGVKSYTLSMIEAALSLSFREIPGELIAKILALGAKMLTEPVQPMNQVQDVLEKLSHNHDLITITKGDLLDQNRKMKKSGLEKYFSDVIVVSEKNDEAYQQIIDRKKIQPENFLMVGNSMKSDILPVLNIGGYGAYVPYQYTWDHEQLAEPVQHDKLFELKDMKEILDLKFFN; encoded by the coding sequence ATGATTGATTTGATTGCATTTGATGCAGACGATACATTATGGGGTAATGAAAACTATTTTTATCAAACCCAAAATGAATATGCTCAAATATTAAGTGATTATGGGTGTAAGGAAGCGGTTTTAGAGCGTTTGCATTCTACTGAGATTAAAAATCTGAAGTTGTATGGCTACGGTGTGAAGTCTTATACGCTTTCGATGATAGAGGCAGCACTGAGTCTATCTTTTAGAGAAATTCCAGGCGAATTAATTGCTAAGATTTTGGCTCTTGGAGCTAAAATGTTGACTGAACCTGTGCAGCCCATGAATCAAGTTCAGGATGTGCTTGAGAAATTGTCTCACAATCACGATCTGATTACAATCACTAAAGGGGATCTGCTGGATCAGAACAGAAAGATGAAGAAATCTGGTTTGGAAAAGTATTTTTCTGATGTGATTGTTGTGAGTGAAAAGAATGATGAAGCTTATCAGCAAATAATTGATAGGAAAAAGATTCAGCCTGAAAACTTTCTGATGGTTGGTAACTCGATGAAATCGGACATTTTGCCAGTTCTTAATATCGGTGGCTATGGTGCTTATGTGCCTTATCAGTACACCTGGGATCACGAGCAGTTGGCTGAACCTGTACAGCACGACAAGCTATTCGAATTGAAAGATATGAAAGAGATTCTGGACTTGAAATTCTTTAATTAG
- a CDS encoding AAA family ATPase, with amino-acid sequence MPYKIAIASGKGGTGKTSVSVSMQHFIRKQFTNQVQLIDCDVEEPNDILFFPNAKKKNSKIITQRVPKIDKNQCNFCKKCADYCEFNAISIIPSIKMAKVNSSLCHSCGACLVACEQSAIKETEQPIGLMNFYHEKNHINLIEGELKIGSAMQTLVIKEVKKQASKQSQIILYDAPPGTSCPVVETISDVDFIILVSEPTPFGLHDLKLMVELLKELQKPYSVIINKAGIGNRDIYTYLKQEQIEILGEIPFDQEYATNYANGSLLKTIPQKISKEFEIITDKLIKRVYA; translated from the coding sequence ATGCCATACAAAATTGCCATCGCAAGTGGAAAAGGTGGTACTGGTAAAACAAGCGTTTCAGTCAGCATGCAACACTTTATCAGAAAACAATTTACAAATCAGGTTCAGCTCATCGATTGCGATGTAGAGGAACCCAATGATATTCTTTTCTTTCCCAATGCAAAAAAGAAAAACTCAAAAATAATCACTCAACGGGTTCCCAAAATAGACAAAAACCAATGTAACTTCTGCAAAAAATGTGCTGATTATTGCGAATTTAATGCCATCAGTATCATTCCATCAATTAAAATGGCTAAAGTAAACTCAAGCCTCTGCCACTCTTGTGGTGCATGCTTGGTCGCCTGTGAGCAGTCTGCTATAAAAGAAACTGAACAGCCCATAGGTCTAATGAACTTTTATCATGAAAAAAATCATATCAATTTAATTGAAGGGGAATTGAAGATAGGTTCCGCCATGCAAACACTTGTGATAAAAGAGGTCAAAAAACAAGCGTCTAAACAAAGTCAAATTATTCTCTACGATGCACCTCCGGGAACATCATGCCCTGTAGTTGAAACTATCAGTGATGTAGATTTCATCATTCTCGTATCAGAGCCAACTCCATTTGGTTTACACGATTTAAAATTGATGGTAGAATTACTCAAAGAATTACAAAAACCCTACAGTGTTATTATAAACAAGGCCGGAATTGGTAATCGGGATATCTACACATATTTAAAACAAGAACAGATAGAGATATTGGGTGAAATTCCTTTTGACCAAGAGTATGCGACCAATTATGCCAATGGCAGTTTGTTGAAAACAATACCTCAAAAAATATCAAAGGAATTTGAGATCATAACAGATAAACTAATAAAAAGGGTATACGCATGA